Within Citrus sinensis cultivar Valencia sweet orange chromosome 1, DVS_A1.0, whole genome shotgun sequence, the genomic segment GCTGATTTAGCAATTCACAAGGCTGTGAATGCTCTCATGATTGCCGAAGCagttaaaacttcttttgatGACGTAAATAGTGATGGGTAGAATGACCAAATGAAATGAGAAGATGATGCCAGCCCCTTCAGCTTCATATCTGCTGTGAAATAGGCTTCGATACATCAGGCATTGCTTTTTTACTGGGACACATCTGGTTTTTCCTTTGTCGACGGAAGGAGAGCTGTGAACATTAAGAGAAGAATTTTTGGCCTGCTGCTGCATATCGTAGCACTTGTTTTGCAGCTTCACAATTTGTCTACCCACTAGTTTCTTTCTGTTCAAGCAGCAGGTATACTTAGTTCACGGCAACCGTTGTATATGTCCTGCAGGTGAGGTGACTCTGAGGGGTGTATGGAATTTTGGCTGCCAGTCTTGTACAGaatttattttccctttttgttACTCCTTCCCCACCTTAACCTTCATGTCATAGTAGCAGTTTGGCCCAAAATAATACAACACCACCCCTGATCaaatcaatttacaagttgCTATCTCATTGAACGTTAGAGCGCTTTACTAGATGTGTACCAAACTAGAGCACATCTGAAAATGAGATTGGAAAATGCTGTAAGTAtaaatttcttataatttttcatggtcaATTATCTTTTGCGTCCTCTCGCTTTTCCACATTATgtatttatgttgtatttgagAAGTGGGGTTTGTAATTAACTTACAGCGGCTGTGCTGTCGTTCTCATTTCTCATTTATCAAGAACTAATGTAGACAAATCAAAAAACTCAATTGTATCGTGTCCTCAAATTAGGAATCCCAAAATTGGCAAGGCCCGCCTAGGCCTTGGCTtagtttaaaaacaaaaaaaaaaagggtccgGATCTCTTAGCCACTTGTGTATGTCtgtatgtatatgtgtgtatttttcaacaaattgtaaatcaaatttaatagtaTAGAGGTTAAGTTTCTCCTTTACAATTAACATCATAAACCCTGGGTCTAAAACTCTCTTAGATCCAAATGCCCAATACCCGAAAGCTGAATTCAAAAAGGGTGCAGGTGCGGTCCCCCATACaatcaaaatacaaaaataattattagagcCCATTGAGAATGGGGAAAACGTCCAATACCTAAGATCACAAGAAAGTCCGTGCTTGGCCCTAATCTGGCATGGCACGAGCTTGTTTTGTCTCACTTTTAAGATATATGACATGTCTGAATTGTATGGCACGGTACAAGCTTCTTTAGTTCTTTTGGCTTATTTTTAATAGGTCATTGGAATTTCTAATGAAGAGAATCATAGTAGACTTCTTGATGGgtctaaataataaaattttttaattatttgtaagAAATGATTTGtagattaatatatttttcttattaataatttaaaaaatttagatcaaCCATGAGATTGTGTATGTTCATAAACACAAGGAAAAATGATGGTCCTTTGAGATTAATATTAAGGTCGGAtagttgtaacttttaagttacaatattaaagtatttggtaaatactAATTGCTCTACTTTAAAAGATAAGCTGAAttgatttactagttttaataaaaaaaaaactctataacatctttactatttttttaaaaaatattatttataaattatatttattatacactattaatttttattttataaaaataatttcatttccacaataataatttaaccaAGTCAAAGCACCTCCTTACATACTGACATGCCTTTACGGAAGAGATAGgttcaaattagaaagaaaaaatcaggCCGGGTCCAAACCGTGAGCCCGAGCCGTTACATAACCGTAGAGACCGTACGCTTCGTAAAagcagagagaaagagagagaaactcGTTCGCGCCCTCCCTCAAAGACTTCAAATAATAGCTCGGCCAGCCAGTTCGTTTCAACTGCTCAAAAAGGGTCACTGAACCGTTATTACCGCCAAATTTCTCTCTCATTCTCTCTCCCTCGCTCGCTCAATGGTCATGTCTTTCTGTTATACACGTGTCATTCGCTGAATCTTCCAGTCCGTACGATTCTTTACCATTCATTCATTTCCCCCGTCCATCTCCAATTTCATTTCAcaatttttacattaattcttAGGGTTCCTCCTCTGCTTAGCTTTTTCATCTAATTCGCATCTGCTTTCTGTCCATGCAAggtctttttctttctctctctctagtTTTGCTTTCCGTTTGGTTGCTAAGaaacgaaaagaaaagaaaatgttgaaGCTCAGCATCTAGTGTTTTAAccttgttcctttttttttttttttttggagaaaactTGACTCTTGAATTAAGTTCTTCTTAGTTGTGAGAATCTTTATGCGGCcaaacatataattaattaaggcctctaaaataaatttggatcACATACTTATCTCAATTGTGCTAAACTTTCAAAGATTTTGTCTCACGCGTGCATGTATATCATTTGtgattaagatttaattagttatagTTACAATTATgagtcattttatatttattgattcATCTATACTGTATAAATTctgatggattttttttttttaaaaaaaggctCTGTTgccgaaaaaagaaaagaaaagaaaatgtcggatcttatattttaatatttagttaATTCTCCTTTTGAGCATCTTCTTAGGCTTAGCAAACTTGCTTAAAAAATTCTGGTAAtttctgttaaaaaattttatgctggcaataaaatgttaaaaaaaatggtttcttagaaaagaacaagaaaagaaaattttcagcaTCTTCTACTCAGAATTCTTTTCGTTGTTTAAGATTATGTTTATGttttccaaagaaaagaagattttcatttttagtgACTAATTTGGTTCTTATTGGATGAAAGAGGTGCGATTTCAATGAGAAAAATGGGGAACAAAATAAAGGAAGACGAAAGAATTGAGGGGATCATACGCGGTCTTTTGAAGCTTCCTGAGAATCGGAGATGTATCAACTGCAACTGTTTGGTATGCCTTTTGCAGtattctaataattttagtttgaatGCTTAAGATATTAAATAATCCATTATATTGCTTCCTATTTTCTTGATTGACTTACATGATCCTAGATCTAATGTATGTTTCTTATTGGCAGGGACCTCAATATGTTTGCACAACGTTCTTGACTTTTGTTTGCACAAACTGCAGTGGAGTACAGTAAGTGTTGATACAAATTCTGAAATTCTTAATTCCGTCTGCATACTGTGAATAGCCTCTGTTTTAAATTCCAACTTTTCCCAGTTTCAGCACGACATTTTAAAGACATTCTACATGATTCTTATAGGAGGGTTTCTAAGTagttattaatttgaaaaaagtaaACATTTATGTTGACTTATATTTTGTTCTAAAATATTCCAGTCGTGAATTCACACATCGAGTAAAGTCAATATCAATGGCTAAATTTTCTGCAGAAGAAGTTAGTGCTCTTCAAGCGGCAGGAAATGAGGTTTGGTGGTTACCTAATACAAATTAATCCACTCATTGTTCTTTTCTATAACCTTGATGATTTTctatgtttttccttttttaaagtctaactagaatttttattttatagagaGCAaggcaaatttatttaaaggaTTGGGATCCTCAGCGTAATTCTTATCCTGATGGCAGGTATGCATAATTCTTATTCTGATGGCAGGTATTGCACATCCCTTTTTTATGTTACTTTGATCTACAGGTGGAATTTCTTTTGATTCACATGTTTTCTTCCAGTAATCTTAATAGAATCCGGGATTTTATCAAGCATGTCTATGTGGATAGAAGATATGCTGGTGAGAAGACTGACAAATTCCTGAGGCTGAGATTGGTACACTCCCTATTATACTTATGATTCATATGCAGTatatcttaatttcttttatgactttttcattttgaaagaCTTGTCAATACTGATGTGCTtacaataataagaaaattcgACTTAATCAGTTGGACCTGATTAATGTTGTGCTTAAGGAATggtcaaatttctttttacttctACCCTAGTTAATGCAGCCTCCAGTGTTTAAGACTCTTTCTGTATTAGGGTGAAAAGGAGGATTCCTGTCAAAGTAACAAGGTTGGTGCTTATATTGGTGAATTTAGAAGTCCACGTTCTGAAAGCAGATATGAACAGTCTTCTAGTGGAAGATCACAACATCGTGAAAGAAGCAATGACAGAAATTCGGAATACTACTTTGAGGACAGAAGAAGTCCCAGATACTATATTGAGGAGAGAAGAAGTCCTGGATATAACCAGGAAAATCCAAGATTTGGAGGCCACAGCCGGAAAACTCCTGCATGCTTTGAGATTGTTGATGACAGGTTTCGAGATGATGTATCTGCAAGTCGCAGGCGATCTGACAGCATTAGCTTTACAAATACAGAACACAAATCTAGAAGCATGTCTCCTGAATACCAAAAGAACACAAATAACTCCAGGACCTTAGTGGTACGCCctattaaagaaattttaggtGAAAATGCTCCTTCGCTTGAGGTTGGCAAATGTTCAAAAGCAAGTGATGGCAAGGATGCTGATGATTCTGCTAATAATCAGGTAAGGCAAAATGGTGGATATATGTTTGAAGTTTTGAGAGCGTTCTGTCAATAAGATGCAGTTTGCTTAATATCTACTCTTTTAAAGGCCTGTTACCATTATGTCTTTTCTTGCACTTCTAAACAATTAtagttgttttctttattcaaCACATTGCAAGTGGAAAAGAAagactttttttaattcttcttttCAACTTTGGAttatttccttcttttcaGTGTTTTTGCAAGTATGCTGAGTAATGACTGCTTAACGTAACTTTAGGACTATGTATAATCTATTTTATAGGTTTCGCTTTCAGCATATACCTTAGAAAAAGTTTCAATTACTTTCCATTCCAGACGTTTGCAGCTTGAATTTTGTTGTGTTCTGTTGGTTTCAGAGCCTGTCATGCCCTCTTTTTTGATGCTCTTATCCTATTagtttttcctctttctagAAGATTGCACCATCTGGTAGCCAGCAATGTGACGACGGGAATCCAGTGGAACAAAAAAAGTCGCATTCAGAAAGCTTGGAAAATTCAAGTACAGATCCAGAGCCCACTGACACTGCAGTAGCTGCACAGCAAACACAGCCAATAACTCCTAGCGATGGTGACAATGAACCTTCAACTGAACAGCCCGTAGAGGAAAAGGCACCAGTGGCCCCACCACCAAATACTttggaatttttattattcgaATTGGGAGCTTCCTTCATGCAAAGTACCGATGAAACTCCTCCAAATGTGTCTGGAAGCAACACGCTTGCAGCAGCTGCATCATCTTCGAACACACAACCAATGGGAGGGAACATGCCTGAAGCTAGTGTTTCACCACCTGCTTCTGTAGAGTTTCCCAGTTGTGCTGAAGCTCCTGTAACTGCTTCAACTATCAATAACTCAGCCCAACAATCTGGGGTCAGCATTTCCCATGGTGGTACTTCACCTGCTATAACATCGGGGCAGATGTCAGCATCACCGAGTAGTTTTGCTGCTTCAACAAATGCCTCAACTACTAATCTGTCGGAGCAACCATCTGGAGATAATGTCCCACAGAGTAGTGCTTCACCGGCTCCATCTTCAGGGCAGATGACAGCGTTACCTAATAGTGTTGGTGACTCTACAACAGAGTCCACTGCCATTGTGCCAGTGTCTTTCTCTGATGAAGGTCCTCCACAGGACAAGCCTGTTGTTAATGTTGATTCTACAGTCAAATTTCCTGATGTGCAACAGTTAAATGGCTTGCAGCAGCATCAAACTTTGGAATCATCCACTGCTGTAGCTAAGAGAAGCGGTTCTGCACAACAGACAACTACACCTATCGGACATACAAATAACCAGGTGAGTGTTGGAGTTAATTTGGAATTCTTCTGccggggaaaaaaaaaagacagaaTTGTCAAGAAACAATCAGTTTTCAGCAGATCACAGGGTCTTTATAACTCTTTGAGCTCTCGAGATATAGGATTATGTTCCAAGGATAATAATGGTTATAATGGTGGAGTTTTAAAGGAATCTATGCAATGTTCTAGAGGTGTGCAGTAACTGTAATGGCACAGATCTTCTAGGAAGTGTTACGAGTCAGTAGACATTACCTGTGTAGCAGAAAGGGAAGAAAACACAGAATGAATCATTGCTGGAAAAGTTTATATTTGTTTCAAATATTTCTCCCCTGAGTGTAATTATGAGTTCTTCTCCCCCTTCTTATGAAAACATGCAATTACCAAATATGGAAGTACCCATTATAGCATTCTAGTGGAAATGTGCACCAGGCAGTTTTTATAGATTTAACCCTTTGCTCCTTGTGCATTTCTGCAGCCATGGGCATCATTGCTTGTACCTAACAATCAAGGACCTTGCAGTGCTTCTGCTGAACAATCATCTCTAGCTCTCTCAAAACCAGCACAAGACACCAGTTCAAGTGTTGGATCCAGGTCTCTTGCAGTGGAACCAAAGGTTACTGGAAGAAAGGAACTACCAGCGGTGAGTCGCCTTATGTTAACTCCTTCAGGTACctcataaattcttaataatgtATATTCGATTCTTTGCAGGACCTTTTTACTGCCAGCTATATGCCGCCACATGCACCGATTCCACATTGGCAAACAGGTCATGCTTATGGCACGGGATTCAATACGCAGTACTATCCTACTGCAATGGTGTCTCAGGTATGAGGATGATTAAGTATTAAAAGTTCTCTGTCTACTCTTGATTAACATACTACTAATAAGGCTGCTTATATCGCGATGGATCTATGTTTACAGCTTGCACCAGCTTATTCCAACCCAGCCAAATCAACAAATCCATTTGATATTAGCAGTGATACAACTCCATTGCAAGCGCCGCCGGTATGGATAAAACAGCTgttgcataattttttcactGATTTATTTCCTTTGCTCTTTGCTTTGCTGAATAATGTGAACTACTCTACAGACTGCAATTTTACAGTCTtacatgcattttttttttcatattattcTTCGATTGACTCAACTCCGTATGAAAAAAATGTGGATAAGAAAGTGAATTGATTGAGAACCTCctacaaaaataatacataaagGTCGTAATTCGTAAAATATAACATGAAAACTAAGTTATGAAAAGTCTACTTATAGCAATTGCAGATACAGTTGTTGTTAGAGAGATCTCTTCTGTTCAAGGAGAGTGTGAAGAGACCATCCTTAATTGTTTGCTGTATCTTTCACACATTTATATCGTACATCTAAGCATAATCTACTATAAAATGGAAACTAAGTTATCAATAATAGTCTCTTATAGCAATTCCAGATACTGTTATTATTAGAGAGATCTCTTCTGTAGCAGAAGATTGTGAAGAGATTCATCCTTAATTGTTTGCTGTtatctttcaaaaatttaaacctTACATCTAACCATAATCTACTAGTATTTGTTTGGATTGTCAATAAGCATAGTCCATTTGTTGGTTGGTTTTACTCTTTGGGACATGTGGCTAGCCAGGTTAACTTTTGCTGTCTGTGTCTGTCATATATTTATTCATGCTGACCAATAATGCTTATAAGTTCACAAAACTTTTTTGGccgtatatttattttaatatataaagttCACTCTGCCTACTTTCCCCAAGTTATCATTGACTAGTATTCATAACTAAGTAATGCATGCAACAATAGAGGCTTTTATTTACATACTCTGCTTCCATGGGGTTCATAGACATGGACAAGCCATGCAGCGAAGGTATGAATAAAGATGATTGTGGATTTATTACATTTGTGCAAGTGTATGTGGATTTGTTCATTGTACCATTGTTTGTTTAAGCTAGGAATTCTAGTGAAAactgattaaaaaataattgttaaccATTAACATGTTTTATTCATTACATAGTTTCCATCCATGGTACCTCTGCAAGGAGCACTCCCAAATGTTAACTCAATGTCAACTTCCAATGCTGCTGCCCATTCTTTGGGGTTGATGACACAGCAATTACCATCTTATGCCTTTTCGTCAGACATGGCTTCAAGTAAATTCATTTCACTATCTTCttagtttgtttgtttgtttgtttttttggttttatgaCTTATTTGTAACTTAATTATCTCTGGTGGATTAGTGGGGCAACAAACGCATACAAATATGATGCCTAACAGGTACCATTTTCTTCTTGAACCAATATCTGAGTATTTGAGATCACTGTTTATCACATTACACCTTGtcttaactaataattttggaCTTGCCATTGTATCAAGAATACATGGTCGTTACACACAGCACTCTACTTTTTCGATAGCACTCATCTCTATATGTGCTCTTCATAGAAATGGGTTCCCATGCTCTGCTAACATCTCTTATGGATTGCTTCTTCAATCAGTATCCTTCTGTTACGCTTttgatacaaaataaaaactgtaataaaaaaaataatcatttgagTTGCATGAGCTCGTAATGCAATTATGCAAAGACTGTAGTGCATGAACTTTGTTCCCACTGTAGGTAGTAGTTTTTGCCATGGATTAgatcaaaaatatttaactcCACTTTTTCTTGAATATATATCCTTGCAGATTACAGGGAATTGATAGTTTTGGTGGCAGTAGAGCTGTATACGGCTCCTCAAACACACCACAGCAACCAACTGGTGGATACCCAGTACCTGCTGCCActaattcattttcaatggGAGGAAACCCGTTTGggtagaaaaaggaaaaataaattactttcaCAATAGATAGCTATATATTGCTTTGGTCTCCCTGCATGTTTTGGGGAAGACTTGCTTCGTTCTGGTAGGTGACCAAATGGAATAAGCTATCCAAATGTTTGGGTGTCTCTGTCTAGCCAAAATGAATTAATCCTTTCATTGGTAGAAGTACAAAGTAACGCTCCGTCAAGATCCTAGGTATTGTTCATGAACTTATAGTTACTGCCACAAACGTTTATTTGCATTGTTGAACTAATAGTAGTACACCACTTGTTGTCTATTAGGACTGCAAGACATTGTATTTATTGATCAAAGAGACAAgtgtatgtatatgtaaatTCTCATACGGCTAGTATTTGGTTAGTTTGTACCATAGCTGCAAtaccatttctttttcttctttttggcaATGGGATTCAAAGCCTCTTTTCACCTTATGTTTACTGCAATTTGATTGTGatgaataacaataaaaggaTGGCTATTAAAAAGCTTAAGACTGCTTGTTAAATATACAATATATGGgaacaaaacataaaaaaggaaacaagaaaCAGTTTCTGTACTTGGATCGTTTATTCATGATATACAATATCCCTGAGTTTCTTTGGGTTTCCAGGTGACCATATGGAAGAACAAGATTGATGATCTTCAGTTAGAATTTTCTGATCTTAAGAAGCACATGAACAACAATACCACACACAAAGCCAAGTGCTGCACTTGATCCCACAAGTGAAACTGATGTGCATACAAGCATCACAAAGAATTCCTCCTTTGAGTTCATATCCCTTGAAGCCATAGCTAGCTCTATCCCGGCAAACAAGAGTAGAACTCCTAAAACCCCAACTGGAAATTGATCCAAAACCATCACCAAAGAACTTCCTAGAACCAAACCCAAGACCATCTTGACTGCACCGAGCAGAGCCACACAGCCACCACTTCTTCCTCCAAACTTGTACTGCCCGGCTAACCCACCGGCTCCATGGCAACAAGGCATAGCTCCAAACCAGCAACCTACCAAGTTCATTAGCCCTACAGTCACTGAAACTGAAGTGGCTGAAAAGTGCTTCCCTGGAAAAAGATCAGCTGACAATTTGCAGACAGCAATCACAGAGTTCAATACTGATAAAGGAAGTTGAGGGATAGTGCCCTTTATGAAGCCTTCTTTCCAAGCATGCTTAGTTATTTTCAAAACCTCAATACTAGATGGTCCAAAGTTAATATCTTTGACCACATTAGGCCTTCTCACAAACGCCAGAATCACacccaacaaaaaaacaataaaagctGAAGGAAGTGAAGCTACAATTCTCCTCAACCTGCTCCTCTTTGGCCTCTCTTCTTCATGATCATTAGCTTCTCTTTCAGCACTTTCCTCACCTGCCCCGTTAACAATGATTATAAAACAAGCACATACAATAGCCAAAACAAGTCCATCAAGCCCCAACCAATGCCTATTCCCTTTAACTTTAGACTTGGCAAAATCCTGAACGTTTCTAATGTACTTAACAGCACTCATTGCAAATGACAGCCCTTGTGAGAGCTGAATCCCCCTAACAACAGGCAAAGGAATAAGCTTGTAAGCCAGGTGCATCAAGCCTGTGACACCCAAAACAAACAGAATCCCCCCAGTGCAAATCCCTGCTGCCATAATTTCTGGGATGCCAAAATCAGACCCATTTGATATTGCCACGGCCGCAATTGACTTCATGGGCTGGACTGGCATCGGGACCCCATATATTGCACCAGTGACA encodes:
- the LOC102612764 gene encoding probable ADP-ribosylation factor GTPase-activating protein AGD14 isoform X1, with product MRKMGNKIKEDERIEGIIRGLLKLPENRRCINCNCLGPQYVCTTFLTFVCTNCSGVHREFTHRVKSISMAKFSAEEVSALQAAGNERARQIYLKDWDPQRNSYPDGSNLNRIRDFIKHVYVDRRYAGEKTDKFLRLRLGEKEDSCQSNKVGAYIGEFRSPRSESRYEQSSSGRSQHRERSNDRNSEYYFEDRRSPRYYIEERRSPGYNQENPRFGGHSRKTPACFEIVDDRFRDDVSASRRRSDSISFTNTEHKSRSMSPEYQKNTNNSRTLVVRPIKEILGENAPSLEVGKCSKASDGKDADDSANNQKIAPSGSQQCDDGNPVEQKKSHSESLENSSTDPEPTDTAVAAQQTQPITPSDGDNEPSTEQPVEEKAPVAPPPNTLEFLLFELGASFMQSTDETPPNVSGSNTLAAAASSSNTQPMGGNMPEASVSPPASVEFPSCAEAPVTASTINNSAQQSGVSISHGGTSPAITSGQMSASPSSFAASTNASTTNLSEQPSGDNVPQSSASPAPSSGQMTALPNSVGDSTTESTAIVPVSFSDEGPPQDKPVVNVDSTVKFPDVQQLNGLQQHQTLESSTAVAKRSGSAQQTTTPIGHTNNQPWASLLVPNNQGPCSASAEQSSLALSKPAQDTSSSVGSRSLAVEPKVTGRKELPADLFTASYMPPHAPIPHWQTGHAYGTGFNTQYYPTAMVSQLAPAYSNPAKSTNPFDISSDTTPLQAPPFPSMVPLQGALPNVNSMSTSNAAAHSLGLMTQQLPSYAFSSDMASMGQQTHTNMMPNRLQGIDSFGGSRAVYGSSNTPQQPTGGYPVPAATNSFSMGGNPFG
- the LOC102626597 gene encoding molybdate transporter 1, which produces MESQNHHIPHYQTSQHSPETTNNSPTSSNSPAKIIHKVKKNLVFQSKWAEINGAMGDLGTYIPIVLALTLAKDLDLGTTLIFTGIYNIVTGAIYGVPMPVQPMKSIAAVAISNGSDFGIPEIMAAGICTGGILFVLGVTGLMHLAYKLIPLPVVRGIQLSQGLSFAMSAVKYIRNVQDFAKSKVKGNRHWLGLDGLVLAIVCACFIIIVNGAGEESAEREANDHEEERPKRSRLRRIVASLPSAFIVFLLGVILAFVRRPNVVKDINFGPSSIEVLKITKHAWKEGFIKGTIPQLPLSVLNSVIAVCKLSADLFPGKHFSATSVSVTVGLMNLVGCWFGAMPCCHGAGGLAGQYKFGGRSGGCVALLGAVKMVLGLVLGSSLVMVLDQFPVGVLGVLLLFAGIELAMASRDMNSKEEFFVMLVCTSVSLVGSSAALGFVCGIVVHVLLKIRKF
- the LOC102612764 gene encoding probable ADP-ribosylation factor GTPase-activating protein AGD14 isoform X2: MRKMGNKIKEDERIEGIIRGLLKLPENRRCINCNCLGPQYVCTTFLTFVCTNCSGVHREFTHRVKSISMAKFSAEEVSALQAAGNERARQIYLKDWDPQRNSYPDGSNLNRIRDFIKHVYVDRRYAGEKTDKFLRLRLGEKEDSCQSNKVGAYIGEFRSPRSESRYEQSSSGRSQHRERSNDRNSEYYFEDRRSPRYYIEERRSPGYNQENPRFGGHSRKTPACFEIVDDRFRDDVSASRRRSDSISFTNTEHKSRSMSPEYQKNTNNSRTLVVRPIKEILGENAPSLEVGKCSKASDGKDADDSANNQIAPSGSQQCDDGNPVEQKKSHSESLENSSTDPEPTDTAVAAQQTQPITPSDGDNEPSTEQPVEEKAPVAPPPNTLEFLLFELGASFMQSTDETPPNVSGSNTLAAAASSSNTQPMGGNMPEASVSPPASVEFPSCAEAPVTASTINNSAQQSGVSISHGGTSPAITSGQMSASPSSFAASTNASTTNLSEQPSGDNVPQSSASPAPSSGQMTALPNSVGDSTTESTAIVPVSFSDEGPPQDKPVVNVDSTVKFPDVQQLNGLQQHQTLESSTAVAKRSGSAQQTTTPIGHTNNQPWASLLVPNNQGPCSASAEQSSLALSKPAQDTSSSVGSRSLAVEPKVTGRKELPADLFTASYMPPHAPIPHWQTGHAYGTGFNTQYYPTAMVSQLAPAYSNPAKSTNPFDISSDTTPLQAPPFPSMVPLQGALPNVNSMSTSNAAAHSLGLMTQQLPSYAFSSDMASMGQQTHTNMMPNRLQGIDSFGGSRAVYGSSNTPQQPTGGYPVPAATNSFSMGGNPFG